The following proteins are co-located in the Fusarium verticillioides 7600 chromosome 7, whole genome shotgun sequence genome:
- a CDS encoding SAGA-associated factor 73 (At least one base has a quality score < 10) has translation MGTDARKGDDGTIKVASKNKNGKIKLKKPAPKHSKPGNWMDGSVIEGNSKKKNGASPVGAPSPGPVVNELDETSRETFATGRPLEDSPDLQQCKHCKKSVLKTAAKAHIAQCLRLKKEKAQRKKEAREARERAKEAARQEEQRKEDEENGIERGDDDSDDDGISAEKKATGSKTAKKAAGKKPEDDKKGKKRKADGDPDKGPKNKKKKDEPKAKVPKPKGPVDVERQCGVLLPNGQPCARSLTCKSHSMGAKRAVAGRSLPYDMLLAAYQKKNQAKQQKAALDANAPIEDEDEANNGPVDSDEETTAVMGALSQWRPQPLIPQPTFTPIKRQYQLARLHEQLQMATNGGRTNIFSVTGFGAQKLPEGHPGLQPASEDAPGEIDITAGFNHAGRTTATFTPQRQPSVSSRA, from the exons ATGGGGACGGATGCCCGAAAAG GCGATGACGGCACGATCAAAGTTGCATCTAAGAACAAGAACGGAAAGatcaagctgaagaaaccAGCGCCAAAGCACAGCAAACCTGGAAACTGGATGGATGGTAGTGTAATCGAGGGTAACA gcaagaagaagaacggcgCCTCGCCTGTGGGTGCACCCTCACCAGGTCCTGTCGTAAACGAGCTCGACGAAACTTCCCGCGAAACCTTTGCGACAGGGCGACCCCTCGAAGATAGCCCCGACCTGCAACAATGCAAGCACTGTAAGAAGAGCGTTTTGAAGACGGCCGCCAAGGCGCATATCGCGCAATGCCTGCGATTAAAGAAAGAGAAGGcacaaagaaagaaggaagctcGGGAAGCAAGAGAGAGGGCAAAAGAGGcagcaagacaagaagaacaacggaaagaggacgaagagaatGGGATTGAGCGGGGCGACGACGATAGTGACGACGACGGAATCTCAGCTGAAAAGAAAGCGACTGGAAGCAAGACTGCCAAAAAGGCCGCGGGTAAGAAGCCCGAAGATGataagaagggaaagaagcgcaaggccgaTGGTGATCCAGACAAGGGACCcaagaataagaagaagaaggatgagccGAAAGCCAAGGTCCCCAAGCCAAAAG GACCTGTGGACGTGGAGCGGCAGTGCGGTGTTTTGTTACCCAATGGACAGCCATGCGCAAGATCATTGACATGCAAGAGCCATAGTATGGGGGCGAAGCGCGCAGTCGCAGGAAGATCTTTGCCATACGATATGCTTCTTGCTGcgtaccagaagaagaatcaaGCGAAGCAGCAGA AGGCGGCGCTTGATGCCAACGCGCCGatagaagatgaagacgaagccAACAACGGACCAGTCGATTCCGACGAAGAAACAACGGCCGTAATGGGTGCTCTATCACAATGGCGCCCTCAACCTTTAATACCACAACCTACTTTCACTCCTATAAAACGACAATACCAGCTCGCAAGATTACACGAACAGCTTCAAATGGCCACCAATGGTGGAAGGACAAATATCTTTTCAGTCACTGGTTTCGGAGCACAGAAGCTTCCTGAGGGCCATCCTGGGCTACAACCTGCTTCAGAAGATGCTCCTGGAGAGATAGACATTACTGCGGGTTTTAATCATGCTGGGCGGACGACAGCGACATTCACacctcaaagacaaccatCAGTTTCAAGCAGGGCATAG
- a CDS encoding poly(A) polymerase has translation MASEQAHGVTPPISVQLPTEAELRQSDALLEELKRQKTFESPAETAKREEVLASIQTICDAFVRRVAQEKEPKNEVLIRNARGKVFTYGSYRLGVYGPGSDIDTLIVAPKYVTREDYFKFFPDLLLSMAPKDAITDMAVVTDAFVPIIKFEYSGISIDLIFSRVIQKQLSPDFKDLKDSGLLRGLDEAELRSLNGTRVTDEILTLVPEQSTFKNALRAIKLWAQRRAVYANIMGFPGGVAWAMLVARVCQLYPKATFSVIVNKFFLVISQWRWPQPVLLKPIEGGPLPVRIWNPKLYKGDTYHLMPVITPAYPSMCATFNITRSSMAIINRELKRALQISESIMVGKRPWSDLFVKHTFFTAGYKYYISVTSAAKTKEAHTIWSGYVESKVRMLVQKLEQHQSIALAHAFNKGYERQHRCHNQEEIEAVQEGSLDYLCKEDTGHTTAVKIEPAVAELPIKAENGENGLPIKSENGQGDEQVKTENGENDPVVKPEPTEETGPITAVPLKPETLDESKPTDTTTASGPSDIYTTTHYIGLELASGAKSLDLSYQVDEFKELCTSWQKYKDDLKDDVSIGVQHVRNFNLPDDVFDDGEKKPQKKAAAKGSANGKKRGPPEENPPPAKRQQASVAAAG, from the exons ATGGCATCTGAACAGGCTCACGGCGTGACGCCTCCCATTTCCGTTCAACTCCCAACGGAAGCCGAGCTGCGACAATCGGACGCTCTCCTGGAAGAATTGAAGCGTCAAAAGACCTTCGAGAGTCCCGCAGAGACTGCCAAGAG agaagaagtccTAGCCTCGATCCAAACCATTTGCGATGCGTTCGTCCGTCGAGTCGCCCAGGAGAAAGAACCCAAGAACGAGGTCCTCATACGGAATGCGAGGGGCAAAGTCTTCACTTACGGCAGTTATCGCCTCGGCGTCTACGGCCCCGGCTCTGATATTGACACTCTCATCGTCGCGCCGAAATACGTGACCCGCGAGGATTACTTCAAGTTCTTCCCAGATCTGCTCCTCTCGATGGCCCCCAAAGATGCCATCACTGACATGGCTGTCGTGACTGATGCTTTCGTACCCATCATCAAGTTTGAGTACTCTGGCATAAGCATTGATTTGATCTTTTCTAGGGTTATTCAGAAGCAGCTATCTCCCGATTTCAAAGACCTCAAAGACTCCGGCCTGCTGCGCGGCCTGGATGAGGCAGAGCTGCGATCTCTCAACGGCACACGAGTAACGGACGAGATCCTCACGCTTGTCCCCGAACAGAGCACATTCAAGAATGCCTTGCGAGCCATCAAGCTGTGGGCGCAACGGCGTGCTGTCTACGCCAACATTATGGGTTtccctggtggtgttgcttggGCCATGCTCGTCGCACGCGTCTGCCAGCTCTACCCAAAGGCTACGTTCTCGGTGATCGTTAACAAGTTCTTTTTGGTTATTAGCCAATGGCGCTGGCCGCAACCCGTTCTCCTCAAGCCCATTGAGGGTGGGCCTCTTCCTGTTCGAATCTGGAACCCCAAG CTCTACAAGGGTGATACCTATCATCTAATGCCCGTCATTACTCCTGCGTATCCATCTATGTGTGCTACTTTTAACATTACTCGTTCGTCAATGGCGATTATCAACCGAGAACTTAAGCGCGCTCTTCAGATATCTGAGAGCATCATGGTGGGCAAGCGCCCCTGGAGCGATCTTTTTGTCAAGCATACCTTCTTCACCGCAGGGTACAAGTACTACATCTCTGTTACCTCAGCAGCGAAGACAAAGGAGGCCCACACGATCTGGTCTGGTTATGTTGAGTCCAAGGTTCGAATGCTAGTGCAGAAACTTGAGCAACACCAGTCCATTGCTCTAGCTCATGCCTTCAACAAGGGTTATGAACGACAACACCGATGTCACAATCAggaagagatcgaggctgTGCAGGAAGGGAGCCTCGACTATCTATGTAAAGAAGACACTGGGCACACTActgctgtcaagattgagcCCGCAGTCGCAGAGCTACcaatcaaggctgagaacGGGGAGAATGGCCTGCCTATCAAGTCTGAGAATGGTCAGGGCGACGAACAGGTCAAGACCGAGAACGGTGAGAATGATCCAGTTGTTAAGCCTGAGCCTACAGAAGAGACTGGTCCTATCACAGCCGTGCCTCTCAAACCTGAGACACTGGATGAGTCCAAACCAACAGACACTACGACGGCAAGCGGCCCATCCGACATCTACACAACTACTCATTATATTGGCCTCGAGTTGGCTTCTG GCGCCAAATCACTTGATCTTTCTTACCAGGTTGATGAGTTCAAGGAACTTTGCACCTCGTGGCAGAAGTACAAGGATGATCTGAAAGATGACGTCTCTATTGGCGTTCAACATGTCCGAAA CTTCAACTTACCAGACGATGTATTCGACGACGGCGAGAAGAAAccccagaagaaggctgcagcTAAGGGCTCAGCCAACGGCAAGAAACGGGGCCCCCCAGAG GAGAATCCTCCCCCAGCGAAGAGACAGCAAGCTTCGGTTGCCGCCGCAGGTTGA
- a CDS encoding CMGC/CDK/CDK5 protein kinase: protein MDGKRHPSSFQQLEKLGEGTYATVFKGRNRQTGELVALKEIHLDSEEGTPSTAIREISLMKELKHENIVGLHDVIHTENKLMLVFEYMDGDLKRYMDTHGDRGALKPTTIKSFMYQLLKGIDFCHQNRVLHRDLKPQNLLINSKGVLKLGDFGLARAFGIPVNTFSNEVVTLWYRAPDVLLGSRTYNTSIDIWSAGCIMAEMFTGRPLFPGTTNEDQIVRIFRIMGTPTERTWPGITQFPEYKPTFHMYATQDLRNILPAIDPNGIDLLQRMLQLRPELRISAHDALQHVWFNDLMMHPQQQALQAQARGYPQAVPTQGFEAY from the coding sequence atggATGGAAAGCGACACCCCAGCTCGTTCCagcagctcgagaagctcggtgAAGGTACCTATGCCACCGTCTTCAAGGGCCGTAACAGACAGACTGGAGAGCTTGTAGCGCTCAAGGAAATCCACCTCGACTCCGAAGAGGGAACACCCTCGACCGCCATCCGAGAGATTTCGTTGatgaaggagctcaagcaCGAGAATATTGTAGGACTGCACGATGTTATCCACACCGAGAACAAACTCATGCTCGTCTTTGAGTACATGGACGGCGATCTGAAGAGGTACATGGACACTCATGGTGATCGCGGCGCCCTCAAGCCTACCACCATCAAGTCCTTCATGTAccagctcctcaagggcATCGACTTCTGTCACCAAAACCGCGTCCTTCACCGCGATCTCAAGCCCCAGAACTTActcatcaacagcaagggCGTATTGAAGCTCGGCGATTTCGGCCTTGCCCGCGCCTTTGGTATCCCCGTCAACACCTTCTCCAACGAGGTCGTCACCCTATGGTACCGCGCCCCCGATGTCCTTCTCGGCAGCCGAACATACAACACCAGTATCGACATCTGGTCCGCGGGCTGCATCATGGCCGAGATGTTTACCGGTCGACCTCTGTTCCCCGGAACCACAAACGAAGACCAGATCGTCCGCATTTTCCGCATCATGGGAACACCGACAGAGCGTACCTGGCCAGGCATCACCCAGTTCCCCGAGTACAAGCCCACATTCCATATGTACGCCactcaagatcttcgaaaCATCCTCCCGGCGATTGACCCCAACGGTATCGATCTGCTGCAGCGAATGCTGCAGCTTCGACCAGAGCTGAGGATCAGTGCCCATGATGCCCTTCAGCACGTTTGGTTCAACGACCTTATGATgcaccctcagcagcaggctcTCCAAGCGCAGGCTCGCGGATACCCCCAGGCTGTTCCCACCCAAGGTTTCGAGGCGTATTAG
- a CDS encoding poly(A) polymerase — MASEQAHGVTPPISVQLPTEAELRQSDALLEELKRQKTFESPAETAKREEVLASIQTICDAFVRRVAQEKEPKNEVLIRNARGKVFTYGSYRLGVYGPGSDIDTLIVAPKYVTREDYFKFFPDLLLSMAPKDAITDMAVVTDAFVPIIKFEYSGISIDLIFSRVIQKQLSPDFKDLKDSGLLRGLDEAELRSLNGTRVTDEILTLVPEQSTFKNALRAIKLWAQRRAVYANIMGFPGGVAWAMLVARVCQLYPKATFSVIVNKFFLVISQWRWPQPVLLKPIEGGPLPVRIWNPKLYKGDTYHLMPVITPAYPSMCATFNITRSSMAIINRELKRALQISESIMVGKRPWSDLFVKHTFFTAGYKYYISVTSAAKTKEAHTIWSGYVESKVRMLVQKLEQHQSIALAHAFNKGYERQHRCHNQEEIEAVQEGSLDYLCKEDTGHTTAVKIEPAVAELPIKAENGENGLPIKSENGQGDEQVKTENGENDPVVKPEPTEETGPITAVPLKPETLDESKPTDTTTASGPSDIYTTTHYIGLELASGAKSLDLSYQVDEFKELCTSWQKYKDDLKDDVSIGVQHVRNFNLPDDVFDDGEKKPQKKAAAKGSANGKKRGPPEVFKHHRANSHCRPRCAVPDGTSLPARVY; from the exons ATGGCATCTGAACAGGCTCACGGCGTGACGCCTCCCATTTCCGTTCAACTCCCAACGGAAGCCGAGCTGCGACAATCGGACGCTCTCCTGGAAGAATTGAAGCGTCAAAAGACCTTCGAGAGTCCCGCAGAGACTGCCAAGAG agaagaagtccTAGCCTCGATCCAAACCATTTGCGATGCGTTCGTCCGTCGAGTCGCCCAGGAGAAAGAACCCAAGAACGAGGTCCTCATACGGAATGCGAGGGGCAAAGTCTTCACTTACGGCAGTTATCGCCTCGGCGTCTACGGCCCCGGCTCTGATATTGACACTCTCATCGTCGCGCCGAAATACGTGACCCGCGAGGATTACTTCAAGTTCTTCCCAGATCTGCTCCTCTCGATGGCCCCCAAAGATGCCATCACTGACATGGCTGTCGTGACTGATGCTTTCGTACCCATCATCAAGTTTGAGTACTCTGGCATAAGCATTGATTTGATCTTTTCTAGGGTTATTCAGAAGCAGCTATCTCCCGATTTCAAAGACCTCAAAGACTCCGGCCTGCTGCGCGGCCTGGATGAGGCAGAGCTGCGATCTCTCAACGGCACACGAGTAACGGACGAGATCCTCACGCTTGTCCCCGAACAGAGCACATTCAAGAATGCCTTGCGAGCCATCAAGCTGTGGGCGCAACGGCGTGCTGTCTACGCCAACATTATGGGTTtccctggtggtgttgcttggGCCATGCTCGTCGCACGCGTCTGCCAGCTCTACCCAAAGGCTACGTTCTCGGTGATCGTTAACAAGTTCTTTTTGGTTATTAGCCAATGGCGCTGGCCGCAACCCGTTCTCCTCAAGCCCATTGAGGGTGGGCCTCTTCCTGTTCGAATCTGGAACCCCAAG CTCTACAAGGGTGATACCTATCATCTAATGCCCGTCATTACTCCTGCGTATCCATCTATGTGTGCTACTTTTAACATTACTCGTTCGTCAATGGCGATTATCAACCGAGAACTTAAGCGCGCTCTTCAGATATCTGAGAGCATCATGGTGGGCAAGCGCCCCTGGAGCGATCTTTTTGTCAAGCATACCTTCTTCACCGCAGGGTACAAGTACTACATCTCTGTTACCTCAGCAGCGAAGACAAAGGAGGCCCACACGATCTGGTCTGGTTATGTTGAGTCCAAGGTTCGAATGCTAGTGCAGAAACTTGAGCAACACCAGTCCATTGCTCTAGCTCATGCCTTCAACAAGGGTTATGAACGACAACACCGATGTCACAATCAggaagagatcgaggctgTGCAGGAAGGGAGCCTCGACTATCTATGTAAAGAAGACACTGGGCACACTActgctgtcaagattgagcCCGCAGTCGCAGAGCTACcaatcaaggctgagaacGGGGAGAATGGCCTGCCTATCAAGTCTGAGAATGGTCAGGGCGACGAACAGGTCAAGACCGAGAACGGTGAGAATGATCCAGTTGTTAAGCCTGAGCCTACAGAAGAGACTGGTCCTATCACAGCCGTGCCTCTCAAACCTGAGACACTGGATGAGTCCAAACCAACAGACACTACGACGGCAAGCGGCCCATCCGACATCTACACAACTACTCATTATATTGGCCTCGAGTTGGCTTCTG GCGCCAAATCACTTGATCTTTCTTACCAGGTTGATGAGTTCAAGGAACTTTGCACCTCGTGGCAGAAGTACAAGGATGATCTGAAAGATGACGTCTCTATTGGCGTTCAACATGTCCGAAA CTTCAACTTACCAGACGATGTATTCGACGACGGCGAGAAGAAAccccagaagaaggctgcagcTAAGGGCTCAGCCAACGGCAAGAAACGGGGCCCCCCAGAGGTATTTAAGCATCACCGGGCGAATTCCCATTGCCGGCCAAGATGCGCTGTTCCAGATGGCACATCCCTCCCAGCTAGGGTATACTAA
- a CDS encoding protein DML1 codes for MREIISLQLGQLSNYTATHFWNAQESYFTYSVDEKSPIDHNVHWRAGLGADGSETFLPRTVIYDLKGGFGSLRKINALYETEAEPDPAELWSGQSVVHKQAPINPSEYQQSLDAGTEPAQLTTSNVRYWSDFSRVYFHPRSLVQLYDFELNSTTMPFERFSMGTELFSMLDKEHDLVDRDFRLFAEECDRMQGIQVFTTIDDAWGGYASAYLESLRDEFPKTTIWTWGLQSPLLVIPRSKRQLRLTNIAHSIEQLCTQATTVVPMALPEEDLSAGVSLDRRSPWHTSAVMAAAIETATLPTRLVQGSSGQPSSLGDLAESLNVNGNQPLASINMSLAPEKNSSEESRINVDFFQIGRTWSRQHIARSDAHKHVFGELRSYRDLKPLGNIEEDAPGHPGHIAPGERPVIGKSVVRKYDSSLRFPLLDAYPQIYPHLRSHPDASMQTTLSTDSSLVQRIRNLRSGSARLVPVNEREDLGNGLAELADAYQEGWFSGSDDDDDDL; via the exons ATGCGTGAAATCATTAGTCTTCAGCTCGGTCAGCTGAGTAACTATACAGCCACTCACTTCTGGAACGCCCAG GAGTCATACTTTACATACTCAGTCGACGAAAAGTCGCCCATAGATCACAATGTTCATTGGCGGGCCGGTCTAGGTGCTGACGGCTCAGAAACATTTCTCCCACGAACAGTCATATACGATCTCAAAGGCGGTTTTGGCTCTTTACGCAAGATTAATGCGCTGTATGAGACCGAAGCCGAACCAGATCCTGCGGAATTATG GTCAGGTCAATCAGTCGTTCACAAACAGGCACCCATCAATCCAAGCGAGTACCAGCAGAGCCTCGATGCAGGCACTGAACCGGCACAACTAACAACCTCGAATGTGAGATACTGGTCCGATTTCTCACGAGTTTACTTCCACCCACGTTCACTGGTCCAGCTCTATGACTTTGAGCTCAACTCGACAACCATGCCCTTTGAGCGTTTCTCAATGGGCACAGAGCTCTTCTCGATGCTCGACAAGGAGCACGATCTTGTCGATCGAGACTTCAGGCTCTTTGCAGAAGAGTGTGACAGGATGCAGGGAATACAGGTCTTTACTACTATCGATGATGCATGGGGTGGCTATGCATCCGCATATCTCGAGTCCTTGAGGGATGAGTTTCCAAAGACAACCATATGGACCTGGGGTCTTCAGAGCCCCTTGCTTGTTATTCCTAGATCAAAGCGCCAACTACGCCTTACGAATATCGCTCACAGCATCGAACAGCTCTGCACACAGGCAACCACAGTTGTTCCTATGGCTTTACCCGAAGAGGACCTGTCAGCTGGCGTATCGTTGGATCGCCGCTCACCCTGGCATACATCTGCTGTCATGGCCGCAGCTATCGAAACAGCCACCTTGCCTACACGTCTGGTACAAGGCTCTTCGGGGCAGCCAAGTTCTCTAGGCGACCTGGCTGAGAGTCTGAACGTCAATGGCAACCAGCCCCtggccagcatcaacatgtcCTTGGCACCTGAGAAAAACTCATCGGAAGAGAGCCGCATCAACGTCGACTTCTTCCAAATAGGGCGGACTTGGAGTCGACAGCATATTGCTAGGTCAGATGCCCATAAGCATGTCTTCGGTGAACTCCGATCTTATCGAGACCTGAAACCCCTCGGGAacattgaagaagacgctCCTGGACATCCTGGACATATTGCTCCGGGTGAACGCCCCGTGATAGGCAAATCGGTTGTGCGCAA ATATGATTCATCCCTCAGATTCCCGTTACTGGACGCCTACCCTCAGATCTATCCTCATCTTAGAAGCCATCCTGATGCCAGTATGCAAACCACGCTCTCCACAGATAGCTCACTGGTGCAACGAATCAGAAATTTGCGGTCAGGCTCTGCTCGACTCGTGCCAGTCAACGAAAGAGAGGATCTTGGTAACGGATTGGCAGAATTGGCGGATGcctaccaagaaggctggtTCAgtggcagtgatgatgacgacgacgacctATGA